CCTCTCTCTCCCACACGTCACGTGTCCAATTCATCAGCAAACATGGCCGGAACCTGACACCTCCTCACCACAAGCCCCTATTACCACCATTCCTCCCCGGGTCCCTGCAGCAGCCTCCCGACAGGCTTTGCTGCTTGGCCTTGCACACTTCACTCCATTCTCGGCACCACAGCCAGGGATTCTGCACAGCCTCCTCTGCTCAGGGCCCTCCACTGGCTTCCTCTTTCACTCAGGATAAATACCCAACTCCGGGAAGTCATCAGCAGGGCCCTCTCCCCTCTCTGCCCTCACCTCCCACTCCTCTTGCTCACTCCACCTGCTCCACATGGTCCCCCTTCACTGTTCTCAGTCGTGCTGGGAGCCCCAGGCAGGCCTCTGCCCCTGCATCTCCTTTAGGTTTTTAAATCAAATGTCATGACCTCAGTGGGGACTGGCCCAAGCACCTCCCGGTGGACCCTACCATCACTCCCTACCTGTTTCCAGCTTGATTTTCCTCTACAGGATTTCCCATCTGatacagattttatttcattgttgtttaCTGTCTGTCTCCCCAAATGAGAAAGTGCAGCCCATGGAACACACTCTGCAGTGCCCTGCCCCCCACCGTGGCCCCACACCTGCTCCAACACCTGACAGACTGACCCATGCGGGAGCGCGATttatatctgttgaatgaatgagtaaatgaatggcaCCCAGTATTATTGTTATGACTGTTTCTTATGCCAGGCTTTGGAAAACACTGGACTGGGTGCTCCCGAAGGACCCTCCCAACTCTGACGTTCCACATTCCCACGTACGAAGACATCAGGTTTCTACACTGGTAGAACCTCCAGAACTGGATGTTTGCCAGAACTCAGGAAACCCTCTGACAGTGTCTTTTAAATCCCCACCAGGGGGCTCTTTTGAGGAGGCGAAAGCCCCACGCAGGGAGGAACCACCCAGTGTTCCCATAGCTTTGTTTCCCCACAATCCCCTGACTGCCCTCATCTAACTGGCCTCTGAGGGACCCCGGCCTGCCTTACCTGCTACCAGGTGGGCCCGGCTCCGGGAGCACAGAACCGCATTGAACTTGGACTCGTCTGTTCCCAGGCGGTTCTCCCCGGCCGCATACAGCtcctggagagagaggaagactcaTATGCGGCACAGGCCACACCCagaccccaggcccaggtcacCCAGGAGAGCCTGGTAAACTTCTGAAGGTTTGAGCCTGAAGTATTTGCCAATTTGCAACCTCTGAACTAGATGGCCTTTGAAGTGCCTGCTAGGCCTCAGGTAGCAGCCCTGAAAAAGAGCAGAAAGCAGCAATCAGGGGCTGAGATCCCACAGGTCAAGATGAGGCCAAAGCAGCTCTGGACTGAGAAGGCAGAGCATGAGACAATTTTTGCCCCGCTAAAAGTGGCATGCAAAACTCTCGCTGGAGCAAAAGCCAGAGCCCTGAGCCCCAGGGGTGTCCAGCCCTGACTCCCAAAATGTGAATGGATGTTACCAGCCAGAGAGACACTGAATAAGGCAGACCCTGCAGGAGCAGCAGGTCTGAGACCAGGGCAGAGACAGGTGCTAACTGGGCACAGAAGACCGAGCCAGGAGTATAGGCCCTTGTCCAGGCTCTGCTTCTAGCTTTCAGTTGGGAACAGTGCTCAAcctttttgagcctcagtttcctcctctggaaaGCAAAAGGACCAGACCAGAGGAGTAGCTCTCCTCCAGCCCTAACAAGGGGGCATTCCTCGAGGTCTCATTCCAATCCCGCAGATGGTAGAGATAATTTAGACCACTGGCAGCTCCTGGTGAATGCCCTGCCGTGGATGACAAGAGCAGTGAAGGGAGACAGAGAGGTATGGCCAACTCCACCCCACCAGGAAGTAATGGCTCTGCCCTGCCATAATACTAAGGTTGAAATTCATTAGTGGGAAACCCAAACTTTTCGAGAGAGTGGCTTAGATGCCTGGACTTTGCTTGGACTTTTCCCCTTTTGTCTGCAACTCACAAGAGGGACAACGACAGAATTCTAAGGGTGCTCAACTAACGTGGCAGCTGGTTTCTAGGCTCAAACCCTCAAAAACTTAATAAGCAAGTGCAAATTCTGCCCCTTTGCAAACATAATGCTATGTGCAACTAAACATGGGGAAAGTACGCTGTCACACAAAATCCCACGTCCAAAACTGTGATCTATCAACTATCGAAATACTAATTATCTCACATGTTCCCTCCTATAGGTGGGGAAGCTGAAGCCCTGGAGGTCAGATGACCTGTTCTAGGTCATACAGTTGAACAGTTCAGCACGTCTGAAACTCGCAGCATCTGCAACCCACTGCTTATCTATTGTTCTTTCCACCCTAGGGTACCTCTCTCAGGAAGCAAGAAAGCGGGGTGCATCCCTGCTTTAGAAAGTCCAGGGGCTTGGCCATCACACTCACCTGGGCATCTCTCTGGGCGAGGGACATGTCCACATTTGTGCTTTCATCACGGTTTCCCTGAAAGAAAGCAGGTGTATGGTCAAGCCCACTCCTTCcccatttcttttccctttcctcatTGCGGGGATCCCATCTCTTTGACTTCCATGGCTTGGGGGCCCCAAGCCCTGCTGTGGGAAAAGTacctgagagagagagatgaggagcCGCTGGAAGTGCCCTGATGTGTCGCTTCGAATGGCCTCTTCCAGGGTCTTTTTGAATTCTGAAAGGGAGAAGCAAGGAAGGTCCATCCTGTAGCTCTCTTTATGGAGCTGCCCATTGCAAAACACTATCAACAGTGGGTACTGGGGAGAAAAAGGCTGGAGGTCTTGGCTCGGGCTCAAGAGAACAAATAGCCCATATGGCCCTCCAGGGATATACAAGCCTGTGACCTCCAGGCTGACCTGGCCTCTAGTCAGCCTTGGCCCAAACCACATCCAGGTTTTCCCTGGCTCTCCCTTACATTAGTCATTTGCACCATGTATAAACAGAAGGAAGGGCTGGGTCTTGGGTCAAAGCCCAAAGTATTGGGGGTGGCAGAAGATGGGTTGATAAGAAGTCCAGGAAGGAGTAAAAGGCCCTAGGAGAGAGTGAGGCCACAgccccaagagcacagggatctgcagagggcagagggcagagggcagagggagcGGCCTCACCTGCTTTGTAGGCTCTGTTTAATTCTCGGATGTGCTCATTGCTGCGGGAAGCGAGGATCTCAATCAGGCAGGCTTCATCAGTGCCAACCCCCTGCAGGGGCAGAGAATACAACCAACCATGCGCTTGTTCCAGCAGCCTCACCAGCACTCGGGAAGAAGAGTGGGGGCCATGCTGCTGCCTTAATCCCAGCAACAGAGGCCCCTGACACAGAGACATACCCTCCAGCCACTCCCAGGCTCGAGGGCATCAGCTCTTCTCCACAGCCCGGGCAAGCACAATGACAGTGGCAGTGGTGATGAGTAGGGCTCACACAAAGGGGCATCCCCATGGATCAGAAAACTGAGCATCAGAGAGGGGTACTGGCtggtccaaggccacacagtaaATGGTTGGGTTAAAATGTGGACCGAGGCCTGCTTTATTCAGAGTTCAGCTGGAAGTGAGATGACAACAATGAAAAAATGGgtaaaaagcaagagagatccaAGTGGACATACGAAACCCTGGTCCTAGAGGGGATGGTGTAATGTCTGAAAACAACTAGGAAAAGGTAGGAACAACGAGGATGAATGGGACAACCACGCCAGGGACAGTAAGACCGTAGAGGACAGGCTGGGCAGCCTGGCTTGTATgttggtttgaatcctggctctgcagcttaccagctgtgtgacctcgggcacattacttaacctctctgtgcttccagCTCCTTGTCTATAAGATGGGAGTGATACTAGGACCTACCTCACAGGAAAGTCAcgaggattaagtgagttaatgtaCGTAGAGCACTTAAGGTCTGTCAGGCAGGACGTGCGACATTGTGTCAGCTGTTTCCTGCTACAGCTACTATTGGGTTACTACACGTTAGCCCCTCACCCAGTATTCCCAGCATGTCCTGAGACAGCATCCActgtccccatttcacaggtgcTCAAGGATACACAGCTGGTGAGTGACAGCTGCCCCAAACCTGTGTGGTTTCTAACACTCCACAACCACCAGCTCATGACTCCGGCTGAAGACGCGGGCCAGGGAGATGTCTGGGTCCACTCCCTGGGGCCCCGGGCCATCGCCCTGCCTGATGGCCTCCTGACCCCCTCCCTAGAATAACACATGTAGATGTGTTTCAGCGGAGAACCCTCTCCTTTCCAGGCCACCACACTGAAGTCTCTGCTTCTCCTGAAGGAGGGAACATTCACTGTGCTTATCAGGCCTCTGAGTGACAGGCTCCTTCTGGGCTCCAGCCTGACTCATGGGATTCCCCTTCCAAGGGAGCTGCCTGCCCCTGCCTGCAGGGTGCACACAGAGCTGTGGGACTGCACAGAATGGACAGGACCCACCCCTCAGTCAAAATCCACAGGACTGGAGGGAACAGTGAGCCCAAGCCGGGCCCGTCAGAACCTGCCCGTTTGGAGACCCTGCTGGTCTCTTCTGGAGCTGGGTCTCATAGGTATGCGGAGAGTGGTCAACAggccactcctcccaccccacatgAAGCAGCCATGGCAGGAGAAGCACAGAAACTGACAGAAAAGCGGGCGCTCGGGAGAGACAGAGACCAGAGAGACGTCTGGCCTGGGCCCTCTTTATCCACATGACTGATTCTCCACTTTTGTTGTTCTTAAACTGAAGTGTGTTTCTGTCATTTGCTAGTAACAGAGTCCTAAAGAATGAGAACGACACCAACCATGGCCTCCTACCCCTCTTCTTACCACAGAATCGCAATCTTCAAACCCTAGCTCCACCTTTTCTTTAAGATGGAGAGAGACTTAAGCCTCCCTGATGATGACTGGTGCGTCATTTGTCTCTTGGGGAAATCACAGGGAGTTCCCTTTTCTATAGCATGTGGACTCCAACCCAGGAAGGCCTGGGAGCCATACTGACAACAGCAGCTAATGAGTGGGCTAGAACACAGCACGCCATCCAGGCCTCCTTGTGGGCTgtgtgtccacacacacacacacacacacacacacacacacacacacacacacatacgtacacaCCTTGATGGCTTCCTTTATCTCATAAATGTCAAAGAGGACTGGGGTCTTCATCAGAGCCAAGATTGTCTTCTCAAAGTTTCCTGACAGTTCAGATTTCAGATCTTTGATCAAATCCTGATTGGATATTCAAACAaacaaccaacaacaaaaaaaaagtctattttaaaaatccacaggAGGTAACTAATAAGAGCCATATCCCAGATTTGAGGAACAGCAGCATGGACATCCCCCAGGGGCCTGAGAGAAAAGCCTGCTCTCAGCCCTGCCCCAAACCTCCCAAATCAGAGACCACATTTTACCAAGATGCCCAGGGGATCGGTGACACaatgaagtttgagaagcactgggctAGAACACGAATCTAATCAATATTTACCGAATTTTTATCTTTCTAAGATTCAAAACCCCAGAAGTTCAAAATATGCTCATACACGCCCCTCGTACTTGGGCAGCACTCACAGCCTTTCCCTGCAAAGCTCTTACATCAGCTAAACCCCCCAGGGTGGTCATGAagagggcaggggaaggaaaaTGATGTGGCCACAACCTCAGTGAGATGTGGCAGAGCAAGGGCTAGAACCCAGGGATAGATGTCTGGAGCCTCTCAGCAAACCTCGGCACCCGGTGGCATCCTTCACCTCCCAACGATGCCACCAGCTGGATGGGCAGAAGGAAATGCCCTCCTGCTCCTTACTGTCCATCCGGGAGATCCGGGCCCACCCAAGGAAAAGCAGGGGAGAGCAGGGCTGTGCGGAGCCCAGGACACGCCTCACTGTCCCGCGCCCCCACCCCACAGCTCACCTTGCCGTAAGCCGTCTTGAAGGAAAGTAGGATCTGCTGCCGCTGCTTGTTGGAGCGACTCCCCAGGCAGTCGATGATGGCCTGCTCATCCGTCCCTAGAGGAAGAGGCAGCAGGGGTGGGTCGGGTAGGAGTCATGAGATGCTCTGCAGCTGAGACTTCCCTGGCCTGGGCCCCTCAACTGTTCTGGGCATGCTAGCCATACCCCCACATCCACCTTCTATCACCACTGGGGCCAGGTCTGCGTCCCCCAGCTACCCCAGCCCACAGAGCCACAGTGAAACTGCCTGGGAAATAGGGGGCAGGGAGTAGGATTTGAGCCGCCCAGGGTCTCTTACCGAAGCCTTTCATGGCCTTCCGCAGGACCTCAGCATCTCGCAGGGGGTCAAAGCCGGGAGCATCAGTGATGGTGCCTCGGCTTCCAAACTACTCGGACAAACAGTCTCAGGTAAGATGTCGTGCATGCCGCCTTCCCCACATTCGAGGCTGCTCTACCCCAAGACTCTGGGAACAGCCCTTTCTCTAAGAGTTGGAGTATCTAAAGGAGTCCACAGTCAACAACGCAGAGGACTTTACGCCGCGTCTACCTAACTTGACTGTTATCTGGCCTTGTGTTCTAGTACTGAAGCTTTTTCCTGGCTCCAGTGGCTGGGAGCTCACCTATAGCTGAGTCCTGATGCTGAAAATCTGCCCAGTGCCCAGGTCCTCCAGGGCTGGGGCTCAGGCTCC
This region of Gorilla gorilla gorilla isolate KB3781 chromosome 8, NHGRI_mGorGor1-v2.1_pri, whole genome shotgun sequence genomic DNA includes:
- the ANXA11 gene encoding annexin A11 isoform X2 is translated as MSYPGYPPPPGGYPPAAPGGGPWGGAAYPPPPSMPPIGLDNVANYAGQFNQDYLSGMAANMSGTFGGANMPNLYPGAPGAGYPPVPPGGFGQPPSAQQPVPPYGMYPPPGGNPPSRMPSYPPYPGAPVPGQPMPPPGQQPPGAYPGQPPVTYPGQPPVPLPGQQQQPVPSYPGYSGSGTVTPAVLPTQFGSRGTITDAPGFDPLRDAEVLRKAMKGFGTDEQAIIDCLGSRSNKQRQQILLSFKTAYGKDLIKDLKSELSGNFEKTILALMKTPVLFDIYEIKEAIKGVGTDEACLIEILASRSNEHIRELNRAYKAEFKKTLEEAIRSDTSGHFQRLLISLSQGNRDESTNVDMSLAQRDAQGCYLRPSRHFKGHLVQRLQIGKYFRLKPSEVYQALLGDLGLGSGCGLCRI